A portion of the Halodesulfovibrio sp. MK-HDV genome contains these proteins:
- a CDS encoding L-serine ammonia-lyase, iron-sulfur-dependent, subunit alpha, whose product MSESATPVSIFNEVIGPVMRGCSSSHVAASLRIGLIARDCVNGAPLSASVTFDSKEALAYSYDGQGSAMGFVGGLLGYTPDSALLPDAQARAAELGIPVRFLVDDIPTTSPNTYLITVEEKPQDNEGAIHEEPVAITLEAVSLGGGAIEIQSIEGVSVSLRGDTYVTLLFCDCPKGIAYKALQEKIPSLQKATFSKSRSGMLHVLESLHPFTVQQQADLSNVTASHRSLFISPVMPVLANTNELPFRTAREMLEQEDASGLPLYELASKYECARSGQSQEQLLEMMRHLADIMEKGISIGVSGTSYADRILQSQAPLALSLAGNPLIGGAMQRIISYVAALMDCKSAMEVIVAAPTAGACGVLGGAVWAAAHELEASSEEVAKALLAAGIIGVFIADKATFAGEEGGCQVECGSGSAMAAAALVQLSGGTAQQAVDAAALALQNVLGLVCDTICDRVEFPCMGRNIMAAVNALACSGMATAGFTNVIPLDETIAAMREVVNYIPLQLRCTGLGGLAQTPTAQRLSKTFVSSSGSNC is encoded by the coding sequence ATGTCTGAATCCGCTACACCTGTAAGTATTTTTAACGAAGTAATAGGTCCTGTAATGCGTGGCTGTTCCAGTTCGCATGTGGCAGCATCTCTTCGCATTGGGCTAATTGCACGGGATTGTGTTAACGGTGCGCCCCTGTCTGCTTCTGTTACCTTTGATAGCAAGGAAGCACTTGCGTACAGCTATGACGGCCAAGGCTCGGCTATGGGATTTGTGGGCGGCCTGCTTGGTTACACTCCAGATAGTGCACTGCTTCCAGATGCTCAAGCTCGCGCGGCAGAACTTGGTATTCCAGTTCGCTTTCTTGTTGACGATATTCCTACGACATCCCCGAACACATACCTCATTACTGTCGAAGAAAAACCACAGGATAACGAGGGGGCGATCCACGAGGAACCCGTAGCAATCACGCTTGAAGCAGTTTCCCTTGGCGGTGGCGCAATTGAGATTCAATCTATAGAAGGCGTATCAGTGAGTCTTCGTGGTGATACCTATGTCACGCTACTTTTTTGCGATTGTCCTAAGGGTATTGCCTACAAAGCATTACAAGAAAAAATCCCATCACTCCAAAAGGCTACTTTCTCTAAAAGCCGCTCCGGCATGTTGCACGTGCTTGAAAGTCTCCACCCTTTCACCGTGCAGCAACAGGCTGATCTTTCAAATGTAACCGCTTCACATCGCAGTCTATTCATTTCTCCGGTCATGCCAGTATTAGCCAATACCAACGAGTTACCGTTTCGAACCGCAAGAGAGATGCTTGAGCAAGAAGACGCATCAGGATTGCCACTCTATGAACTGGCAAGCAAATACGAATGCGCCCGTAGCGGTCAATCTCAAGAGCAATTACTTGAAATGATGAGGCACCTTGCAGACATCATGGAGAAAGGCATTTCTATTGGTGTAAGCGGAACAAGCTATGCTGACAGAATCTTGCAGTCACAAGCACCGCTTGCTCTCTCCCTTGCTGGAAATCCGTTGATTGGGGGTGCGATGCAACGAATAATCTCCTATGTGGCTGCGCTTATGGATTGCAAAAGCGCAATGGAAGTTATTGTTGCAGCCCCCACAGCCGGAGCCTGTGGTGTGCTTGGCGGTGCTGTCTGGGCTGCTGCTCATGAGCTTGAAGCTTCGTCTGAAGAGGTTGCTAAAGCTTTATTGGCTGCGGGGATCATAGGAGTATTTATTGCAGATAAAGCCACCTTTGCCGGAGAAGAAGGTGGATGTCAGGTTGAATGTGGTTCCGGCAGTGCCATGGCTGCAGCTGCACTTGTACAACTTTCAGGTGGCACAGCACAGCAGGCTGTAGATGCTGCTGCCCTTGCGCTCCAAAACGTGCTTGGGCTTGTGTGCGACACCATATGCGATCGCGTTGAATTTCCATGTATGGGGCGAAACATCATGGCCGCTGTTAATGCCTTGGCGTGCTCAGGGATGGCAACAGCAGGTTTTACCAATGTTATTCCGCTGGATGAAACCATTGCAGCCATGCGTGAAGTCGTAAACTACATCCCTTTGCAGTTACGTTGCACCGGGCTTGGTGGCCTTGCTCAAACCCCTACCGCACAGCGTTTATCCAAAACGTTCGTCTCGTCTTCAGGTTCCAATTGCTAG
- the dctP gene encoding TRAP transporter substrate-binding protein DctP yields the protein MRRFLTLATAALVMLSFMATSSFAVTLNFAGHYPEEHPSTQLLYQAAKDVQKQTDGRVKIKVFPADQLGDYTLLFQDIMRGSVDMGQVNLPSEYDIRLEAHCIPYIVKSYEDIPKVFSYDSNFSNIFKRILADKNIEFFGFNVIGLIGVGSKVEPKDPFIPTSDKGILIRVPPMKVFQISGKEMNFRTTTINWADIYSAMQTGVCDGWIGGTPDVNYLTFKDVQKYYIAYNNFVECNAFIMGKDAYQKLGADGPIVRDIFKKAAAESYAIAEQQDNYYLNKMEEAGLTVMRPTPEQAQVMSDFFHEKIWPQLYKLYGEELFTAVRKDLGEI from the coding sequence ATGAGGCGTTTTCTAACTTTGGCAACAGCAGCACTGGTTATGCTCTCCTTTATGGCGACATCATCTTTTGCAGTTACACTTAATTTTGCCGGTCACTATCCGGAAGAACACCCTTCTACCCAGTTGCTTTATCAGGCTGCAAAGGATGTTCAAAAGCAGACAGACGGACGCGTTAAGATCAAAGTTTTCCCTGCTGATCAGCTTGGGGATTACACATTACTCTTTCAGGACATCATGCGTGGATCTGTTGATATGGGACAGGTTAACCTTCCAAGCGAATACGACATTCGCCTTGAAGCACACTGCATTCCATACATTGTAAAGAGCTACGAAGACATCCCAAAGGTCTTTTCGTATGACTCCAATTTCAGCAACATTTTCAAACGTATTCTTGCTGATAAAAACATCGAATTTTTCGGATTTAACGTAATCGGTCTTATTGGCGTGGGTAGTAAAGTTGAACCGAAAGATCCGTTTATTCCTACCAGTGACAAAGGCATCCTTATTCGTGTGCCACCAATGAAAGTGTTCCAGATTTCCGGTAAAGAAATGAACTTCCGTACAACAACTATCAACTGGGCAGACATCTACAGTGCAATGCAGACAGGTGTTTGTGATGGCTGGATTGGCGGTACTCCTGACGTTAACTACCTTACCTTCAAAGATGTGCAGAAATACTACATTGCCTACAATAACTTTGTAGAATGTAACGCTTTTATTATGGGTAAGGATGCATACCAGAAGCTTGGTGCCGACGGCCCTATCGTACGCGATATCTTCAAAAAAGCTGCTGCTGAAAGCTACGCAATTGCTGAACAGCAGGACAATTACTACCTGAATAAAATGGAAGAAGCTGGATTGACTGTAATGCGTCCGACTCCTGAGCAGGCACAGGTTATGTCTGATTTCTTCCACGAAAAAATCTGGCCTCAACTCTACAAACTGTACGGTGAAGAGCTCTTTACTGCTGTACGTAAAGACCTTGGTGAAATCTAA
- a CDS encoding TRAP transporter small permease — MIYNILKYIYDGLLKIERAILIVTSLLVVFIISCVVFMRYVLQIDLFAYDELVMIVAFWMYFIGAAYGSYEDSQIKADIIQVALVDTRPKLAAYINLFARSLELFLAANIAYWSWSLVYWQFKFMGHTMGWGIPILVPQSAIFLGFALMTLYAAVHAVKAWQRISRKEYPISDAEECTEWTS; from the coding sequence ATGATCTATAACATTCTAAAATACATATATGATGGATTATTAAAAATTGAACGGGCTATTCTTATAGTAACAAGCTTGCTTGTTGTCTTCATTATCAGTTGTGTCGTGTTTATGCGTTACGTTTTGCAAATTGATCTGTTCGCTTATGACGAACTTGTAATGATTGTTGCTTTTTGGATGTATTTCATTGGTGCTGCATACGGCAGCTATGAAGACAGTCAAATTAAAGCTGACATTATACAAGTGGCACTAGTAGACACTCGCCCTAAACTTGCTGCGTACATTAACCTTTTCGCTCGGTCACTGGAACTTTTTCTCGCTGCAAATATTGCTTATTGGAGCTGGTCATTGGTGTACTGGCAGTTCAAGTTTATGGGGCACACCATGGGTTGGGGCATTCCTATTCTGGTTCCGCAAAGTGCGATCTTCCTCGGCTTTGCACTTATGACGCTATATGCTGCGGTTCACGCTGTTAAAGCGTGGCAACGCATCAGCCGTAAAGAATACCCCATTTCAGACGCAGAGGAGTGCACAGAATGGACGTCCTAA
- a CDS encoding FAD-binding oxidoreductase, with translation MNMSHVAGMQKHTSAEVVVIGGGAIGSAIAYHLAKQGKDVAIVERGEFPCETSKRCDGHVATYDSPPGYFSKLCYAGLELFPQIAPDLPYDIHFEPEGLGLLIDDERDMEAAISNYEGKLKEGAPVTLWDQTELRLHEPNIADRVLACINFTGDSKLNPMRLTFGLMYRAQEYGAKIYPQTSVTGISLQNEKVTAVRTSQGTITTPNVVLACGAWTPELGNMVGLDIPIRPRQGQILVTERVQSLVGKNYAEFGYVAAKGGRKRLSATPEMEAYGVAFVTEPTESDTVLIGSSRRFVGMNSKPDAAVMRTIAQRATHFFPAYRQARVIRSYAGVRPATPDGKPIISDTRISGMYVASGHEGNGIGLSLITGQLMADILEGKTPVFDIAPLTLNRFSASDK, from the coding sequence ATGAACATGTCACATGTTGCCGGAATGCAAAAACATACAAGTGCAGAAGTCGTAGTCATTGGCGGTGGAGCCATTGGTAGCGCCATCGCTTACCATCTTGCGAAGCAGGGAAAGGATGTCGCCATTGTAGAACGCGGCGAATTCCCTTGCGAAACAAGTAAGCGCTGTGATGGACACGTCGCCACTTACGATAGCCCTCCGGGATATTTTAGTAAGCTGTGCTACGCAGGGCTTGAGCTTTTTCCCCAAATTGCCCCCGATCTACCGTATGACATTCATTTTGAGCCAGAAGGGCTCGGGCTACTCATAGATGATGAGCGCGACATGGAAGCCGCCATTAGTAATTATGAAGGGAAGCTTAAAGAAGGGGCACCCGTCACATTATGGGATCAGACGGAACTACGCCTTCACGAGCCGAACATTGCAGACCGCGTACTCGCCTGTATTAACTTTACAGGAGATTCTAAGCTTAACCCGATGCGACTCACTTTCGGACTTATGTATCGAGCTCAGGAATACGGAGCAAAAATTTATCCGCAAACATCTGTTACTGGAATTTCACTTCAGAATGAAAAAGTAACAGCGGTTCGTACTTCACAGGGCACTATTACAACCCCAAATGTTGTTCTAGCCTGCGGCGCATGGACTCCAGAGCTTGGAAATATGGTGGGGCTCGACATTCCTATCCGCCCGAGACAGGGACAAATTCTCGTGACAGAGCGTGTTCAGTCCTTAGTCGGTAAGAACTATGCAGAGTTTGGATACGTAGCAGCAAAAGGTGGCCGGAAGCGCCTTTCTGCGACTCCGGAAATGGAAGCATATGGTGTTGCCTTTGTAACAGAGCCTACAGAATCGGACACCGTACTTATAGGCAGCAGCCGCAGATTTGTTGGAATGAACAGCAAGCCGGATGCCGCTGTAATGCGAACTATTGCTCAACGTGCGACTCATTTCTTTCCTGCTTATCGTCAGGCAAGAGTCATACGTTCTTATGCTGGCGTACGCCCTGCCACACCGGATGGAAAACCTATTATTTCAGATACCCGCATTTCAGGTATGTACGTTGCTTCTGGCCACGAGGGCAACGGCATCGGTTTATCGCTCATCACAGGTCAGCTAATGGCAGATATTCTGGAAGGGAAAACTCCAGTTTTTGATATCGCCCCGCTTACACTTAATCGCTTTTCAGCTTCAGATAAGTAA
- a CDS encoding NAD(P)/FAD-dependent oxidoreductase: MQEHWDIIIIGAGPAGMSAAIAASSNNASVLVVDRSPNIGGQIYRNVENVSSELQAFLGKDFSKGIRLAQEFRACPASVCSDTTVWGIDSGIVYVSRNGVSSALHADTIIIATGALERPAPVEGWTLPGVMGAGAADLLLKNSGVIPDGPVVLCGNGPLLLQSALHLTKLGVEVRGMLCTSGSHNLLQASLRFPLALSRPLYFAKGAGMMGNILRTRIPHFSGVSNIAISQDSEGLSVSFTSKGQSKQLSAATVLLHEGVIPDTRLSRLAGCIHDWNPLLRCWTPRTTQWGESSQAGVRIVGDSAGVLGAEAAAALGTLAALDVCHKAAFISRKERDEQAEHASRLLTRVRIAQPLLDQYFCPSPSALSPSDDTIVCRCEELTAGTLRKYIRNGSLTPDGVKAQSRSGMGQCQGRMCEHAILELIAEERGVDHDLITPLKIQAPIFPIPLGELSDLDL, translated from the coding sequence ATGCAAGAACATTGGGACATCATAATTATTGGCGCAGGCCCGGCAGGCATGAGTGCTGCTATTGCAGCGAGTAGTAACAACGCATCTGTGCTTGTTGTTGACCGCTCTCCAAATATCGGCGGACAAATTTACCGCAATGTTGAAAACGTTTCTTCTGAATTGCAGGCGTTTCTTGGCAAAGATTTTTCCAAAGGCATACGCCTTGCTCAAGAGTTCAGGGCATGTCCTGCGAGTGTGTGTTCTGACACAACCGTATGGGGAATCGACTCGGGGATTGTGTATGTAAGCCGTAATGGTGTTTCATCTGCACTCCATGCAGATACGATCATTATTGCAACTGGAGCACTTGAACGTCCTGCACCGGTTGAGGGGTGGACTCTCCCCGGTGTGATGGGAGCAGGTGCTGCCGATTTATTGTTGAAAAACTCTGGCGTTATTCCGGATGGTCCTGTCGTTTTGTGCGGCAATGGCCCACTTCTACTGCAATCTGCTTTGCACCTTACAAAGCTTGGTGTGGAAGTTCGCGGAATGCTCTGCACTTCAGGTTCTCACAACTTGCTGCAGGCAAGTCTTCGTTTTCCTCTAGCCCTCTCCCGCCCTCTTTATTTTGCTAAGGGGGCAGGCATGATGGGGAACATCCTCCGTACTCGTATCCCGCACTTCTCCGGTGTGAGTAATATCGCCATATCGCAAGACTCTGAAGGGTTAAGCGTCTCCTTTACTTCTAAGGGACAAAGCAAGCAGCTTTCTGCAGCAACTGTACTTCTTCATGAAGGTGTTATCCCAGACACCAGACTATCACGACTTGCCGGATGTATTCATGACTGGAATCCGCTCCTCAGGTGCTGGACACCACGCACGACCCAATGGGGAGAAAGTTCGCAGGCCGGAGTTCGTATCGTCGGTGATAGTGCTGGTGTTTTGGGGGCAGAGGCTGCAGCAGCCTTGGGTACTCTTGCTGCACTGGATGTATGTCACAAAGCTGCATTTATCTCGCGAAAAGAACGTGATGAACAGGCAGAACATGCAAGCAGACTGCTAACACGCGTTCGGATTGCTCAGCCCTTGCTTGATCAATATTTTTGCCCGTCTCCTTCCGCATTATCTCCATCAGATGACACAATTGTTTGTCGATGCGAGGAGCTTACGGCTGGCACTCTGCGCAAATATATTCGTAACGGAAGCCTGACGCCGGATGGAGTGAAAGCTCAGTCCCGCAGTGGTATGGGGCAATGTCAGGGGCGAATGTGTGAACACGCAATTTTGGAGCTGATAGCGGAGGAGCGTGGCGTAGATCATGATCTTATTACGCCGCTCAAAATCCAAGCACCTATTTTTCCGATTCCACTTGGAGAACTTTCTGATCTTGATTTGTAG
- a CDS encoding (2Fe-2S)-binding protein produces the protein MPTLAFQPNETVSILFEGASVLVPSGITVAAAVMLAGSSHIRTTPISEEERAPFCHMGVCFECLVEIDGTPNMQGCLITVEDGMNIKRQLGAPKITSCQE, from the coding sequence ATGCCTACACTTGCTTTTCAACCGAACGAGACAGTCTCCATTTTATTTGAAGGAGCGTCTGTGCTCGTACCGTCAGGAATAACTGTTGCTGCCGCTGTTATGCTGGCTGGCAGTTCGCACATACGCACAACACCTATTAGCGAAGAAGAGCGTGCTCCATTTTGTCATATGGGCGTCTGTTTTGAATGTCTTGTTGAGATTGACGGTACTCCGAATATGCAGGGATGCCTCATTACGGTTGAAGATGGGATGAACATCAAGCGGCAGCTCGGTGCGCCGAAAATTACGTCATGTCAGGAATAG
- a CDS encoding dihydrodipicolinate synthase family protein gives MAELHGVFVVMTTPFTEDGAINYEGARSNINWYIESGIHGLLPVGATGEFAALTLQERKDFAEFAVKTAAGRVPVCVGTVSQNVETVLELCKHAHTVGADGVMCLVPPGLHLNQEEAYEYFKLISENVSLPVMVYNNPWSSGVDLEFETVERISQLPHMEYIKESTGDIKRLTLLKDKLEDGIIPFCGWEDMAFESFLVGAQGWVSVLANVAPALSAQLFDLVNKEKDVEAAWNIYRDVLPLLRYLEGSGKLWQVAKYAMDLQGQCGAFCRVPRLPLNDAEKAEIKAILDAKPLR, from the coding sequence ATGGCTGAACTACATGGCGTATTTGTTGTTATGACCACGCCGTTTACTGAAGATGGCGCAATTAACTACGAAGGCGCGCGCAGCAATATCAACTGGTATATTGAATCCGGAATTCACGGGTTACTTCCTGTTGGTGCTACGGGCGAGTTTGCAGCTTTGACGCTGCAAGAGCGTAAAGATTTTGCGGAATTTGCAGTTAAAACCGCAGCAGGACGTGTGCCTGTATGTGTTGGTACTGTTTCACAAAACGTAGAGACCGTACTTGAATTATGTAAACACGCGCATACCGTCGGAGCTGACGGCGTTATGTGTCTGGTGCCTCCGGGACTGCACCTTAATCAAGAAGAAGCATACGAATACTTTAAGCTGATATCTGAGAATGTCTCTTTACCTGTCATGGTCTACAACAATCCTTGGAGCTCTGGCGTAGATCTCGAGTTTGAAACGGTTGAACGTATTTCACAGCTTCCGCACATGGAATACATCAAAGAATCTACGGGTGATATTAAACGCCTCACGTTGCTTAAAGATAAATTAGAAGATGGCATTATTCCTTTCTGCGGGTGGGAAGACATGGCGTTTGAATCCTTTCTTGTGGGCGCACAAGGTTGGGTTTCAGTTCTCGCTAACGTTGCCCCTGCCCTTTCAGCGCAGTTGTTCGACCTTGTGAACAAAGAAAAAGATGTTGAAGCAGCATGGAATATTTATCGGGATGTTCTTCCATTACTTCGTTACCTCGAAGGTTCCGGAAAACTTTGGCAGGTCGCCAAATATGCAATGGACTTACAAGGTCAGTGCGGCGCTTTCTGTCGGGTACCACGACTACCTCTTAATGACGCGGAGAAGGCCGAAATTAAAGCCATTCTCGACGCAAAACCATTGCGCTAA
- a CDS encoding proline racemase family protein — protein sequence MRSSHIFKTIDTHTAGNPTRNIVGGLPEIEGETMAEKMAYAEQNLDWIRTAVMWEPRGHRNMSGTMFVEPCHPDAHMGVLFIDAAGHMPMCGHSTIGSVTAMLESGIVPMTEGVTEVNIDTPAGLIRTKAQITDGHVDSVTFRNVPSFHYCSGNVEVEGFGNVAYDVAFGGNTYIIVDADDFSLDLRSGNLDSIIFAAGKVGDAVRNAVDFVHPEQPFINIITHVQFFSKPDDPKADFRNCVLFLPDSVDRSPCGTGTSARVASLFSTGDLALNQNFIHESFIGTQFTARIIEPVTVGDCKGGVPEVTGSAHVIGKLELMIDPEDPLKDGFHVC from the coding sequence ATGAGATCCAGCCATATCTTTAAAACAATAGATACCCACACAGCAGGCAATCCTACTCGTAATATTGTGGGCGGACTTCCAGAGATCGAAGGTGAGACCATGGCAGAAAAAATGGCCTACGCTGAGCAAAATCTGGACTGGATCCGCACAGCCGTTATGTGGGAGCCACGCGGTCATCGCAATATGTCCGGCACGATGTTTGTTGAACCTTGCCATCCGGATGCACACATGGGGGTACTTTTTATTGATGCCGCAGGTCACATGCCAATGTGCGGTCACAGCACCATCGGCAGTGTTACAGCTATGTTGGAATCCGGCATTGTACCAATGACTGAAGGCGTTACAGAAGTAAATATTGATACTCCCGCTGGTCTTATCCGCACAAAAGCGCAAATTACTGATGGCCATGTGGACAGCGTTACTTTCCGCAACGTTCCCTCCTTTCATTACTGTTCCGGCAATGTGGAGGTCGAAGGCTTTGGTAACGTGGCTTATGACGTAGCTTTTGGCGGCAATACCTACATTATAGTTGATGCAGATGACTTTAGTCTTGATCTTCGTTCCGGCAATCTTGACTCCATTATTTTTGCAGCGGGTAAAGTCGGTGACGCAGTACGGAATGCGGTTGATTTTGTGCACCCTGAACAGCCATTCATCAACATCATCACCCACGTTCAATTTTTTAGTAAGCCGGATGATCCGAAAGCTGATTTTAGAAACTGCGTTCTCTTTCTTCCTGATTCCGTTGACCGCTCCCCATGCGGTACCGGCACTTCCGCCCGCGTTGCATCCCTCTTCTCCACTGGCGATCTTGCGTTGAACCAGAACTTTATTCACGAAAGTTTCATCGGAACTCAGTTCACAGCGCGCATTATTGAGCCTGTAACTGTGGGAGACTGCAAAGGCGGCGTTCCTGAAGTAACCGGTTCGGCTCATGTCATCGGTAAACTTGAGCTTATGATTGACCCTGAAGATCCACTAAAAGATGGTTTTCACGTCTGCTAA
- a CDS encoding aldehyde ferredoxin oxidoreductase family protein — MAYGYTGKILKVNLTTRTLAADEQPEAFYRQYMGGSALNMHYMLTDMRAGVEPLSPENLLCFSVGVTTGVAVSGLSRLTVTAKSPLTGCIGDSQSGGFFPAELKFAGFDAVIISGRAESPVYLAIIDGKPELHDACNLWGKETAEVEKIIRSELGDEKIKIAQCGPAGEKLVRFAAIINNANRANGRTGMGAVMGSKNLRAIAVRGKKRPAVMDVTGVKALAKEGARRLPDSMVEGLGKYGTASIIEEHQECGGLPTHNFNNGVFDEGWEGLSGQKMWDEYRRGHEEGKQDSQGRDTCFGCIIRCKPVLKIDDEDFKVDPIYGGPEYESIATFGSYCGVSSMPAVAAANQLCNAYGVDTISCGATIAWAMECYEAGLLTKDMTGGLELTFGNGHAMVELTRQIALCSGFGATLSEGSEKAASALGFGHEFLITSKGMETPAHMPQLKRSLALVYATNPFGSDHQSHEHDPFYEGDDFADFKSRLAEVGLEKGTPEYDLGPEKVRYTCVTQRYFSFMDSLCICQFAWGPSWELYGASDVTALFKAVTGWDVSVQEQLDVGERRLNMMRAFNAREGIGRERDTLPKKFFKSPLSSGPTKGLCLKKDEFESALSEYYKQSGWDESTGNPTRETYSRLRLDWIADQLNI; from the coding sequence ATGGCGTATGGATACACAGGGAAAATTCTAAAAGTTAATTTGACTACACGGACACTCGCGGCTGATGAGCAGCCGGAGGCGTTTTATAGGCAATACATGGGCGGAAGTGCACTAAATATGCATTACATGCTTACAGATATGCGTGCAGGCGTAGAACCACTGTCTCCAGAAAATTTGCTATGCTTTTCTGTAGGGGTTACAACCGGTGTTGCCGTTTCAGGTCTTAGTCGTCTTACCGTTACTGCCAAATCTCCACTTACTGGATGTATCGGCGACAGTCAGAGCGGTGGTTTTTTCCCTGCGGAGTTAAAATTTGCAGGGTTTGATGCCGTCATCATATCCGGTAGGGCCGAATCTCCTGTGTATCTGGCTATCATTGATGGAAAACCAGAACTTCATGATGCCTGTAACTTATGGGGTAAAGAGACTGCAGAGGTTGAAAAAATTATTCGTTCCGAGCTTGGTGACGAAAAAATCAAGATTGCTCAGTGTGGCCCTGCCGGAGAAAAGCTGGTGCGCTTTGCTGCAATCATCAATAATGCCAATCGCGCCAACGGTAGAACCGGAATGGGTGCTGTGATGGGCAGTAAGAATCTGCGTGCTATTGCAGTTCGTGGTAAAAAACGTCCCGCAGTTATGGATGTCACTGGGGTTAAAGCCTTGGCAAAAGAAGGTGCAAGGCGACTTCCTGACAGTATGGTCGAAGGACTGGGGAAATACGGTACGGCATCCATTATTGAAGAACATCAGGAATGTGGGGGGCTTCCAACCCATAACTTCAACAATGGTGTGTTTGATGAAGGTTGGGAAGGTCTCTCTGGTCAGAAAATGTGGGATGAATATCGCCGCGGGCATGAGGAAGGCAAGCAGGATTCCCAAGGGCGTGATACCTGTTTCGGCTGTATTATTCGCTGCAAGCCGGTGCTTAAAATTGACGATGAAGATTTTAAAGTAGATCCGATTTATGGGGGGCCTGAGTACGAAAGCATTGCCACCTTTGGTTCGTATTGCGGGGTTTCCAGTATGCCTGCGGTTGCTGCCGCAAACCAACTTTGCAATGCATACGGGGTTGATACAATCTCTTGCGGTGCCACAATTGCGTGGGCAATGGAATGCTACGAAGCTGGCCTGCTGACAAAAGATATGACTGGTGGCCTTGAGCTTACATTCGGTAACGGACATGCAATGGTTGAATTAACACGTCAGATAGCGCTTTGCAGCGGATTTGGTGCAACGCTTTCTGAAGGTTCAGAAAAGGCAGCCAGTGCTCTTGGTTTTGGACATGAGTTTCTTATTACAAGTAAAGGTATGGAGACCCCTGCCCATATGCCACAGCTTAAACGTAGTCTTGCATTGGTTTATGCAACAAACCCGTTTGGCAGTGACCATCAAAGTCATGAACATGATCCTTTTTATGAGGGAGATGACTTTGCGGATTTTAAGAGCCGTCTTGCTGAAGTCGGTTTAGAAAAAGGTACACCAGAGTACGATCTAGGGCCGGAAAAAGTACGCTACACATGTGTTACACAGCGATATTTCTCCTTTATGGACAGCCTTTGTATTTGTCAGTTTGCATGGGGACCCTCGTGGGAATTGTATGGGGCAAGTGATGTGACAGCTCTTTTTAAAGCGGTCACAGGCTGGGATGTTTCAGTGCAAGAGCAGCTTGATGTCGGAGAACGTAGGTTGAATATGATGCGTGCATTTAATGCTCGTGAGGGTATTGGACGTGAGCGGGATACTTTACCGAAAAAGTTTTTCAAATCGCCGTTGTCCAGTGGGCCCACAAAAGGGCTTTGTCTTAAAAAAGATGAATTTGAAAGTGCTCTTAGTGAATACTATAAGCAAAGTGGTTGGGATGAATCCACAGGGAATCCAACCCGTGAAACTTATTCACGCCTGCGCTTAGACTGGATTGCAGACCAGCTTAATATTTAA